From a single Deltaproteobacteria bacterium genomic region:
- a CDS encoding sigma-70 family RNA polymerase sigma factor, with translation MHQAAPLTEQLFREHERFLWRLCYRLTGCAADADDIVQETFVRALEHPPAGTEDPWRPWLVRVAMNLGRDVLRRRKRRSYIGPWLPSPIETGDEAAPPAYEAVVDGQLSTEGRYDTAAQFPAP, from the coding sequence ATGCATCAAGCCGCACCTCTCACTGAGCAGCTATTTCGTGAACACGAGCGTTTCTTATGGCGTCTTTGTTATCGCCTCACCGGCTGTGCAGCCGATGCGGATGACATTGTCCAAGAGACTTTCGTCCGTGCGCTGGAACACCCTCCAGCAGGTACCGAAGATCCTTGGCGTCCATGGCTGGTGCGAGTGGCAATGAACTTGGGACGCGATGTGTTGCGTCGCCGCAAACGTCGCTCCTATATAGGGCCGTGGCTCCCCTCTCCTATCGAAACTGGGGATGAGGCTGCACCACCTGCATACGAGGCAGTAGTAGATGGCCAGCTATCAACTGAAGGGCGCTATGATACGGCGGCACAGTTTCCAGCTCCGTAG
- a CDS encoding DUF3782 domain-containing protein, producing MKGPVYDMSLAEILKSFPPEQQPAIALLAETLREEYRAKTSDFDDVKAVVRDLAEAQKRTESRIEELAQAQLALAEAQKRTELRVEELAQAQKRTEARVEELAQNLATLTYAVQRNESALERFHRTFEAKIGGLGARWGLQTEESFREGMRAILQEVGFTVERFWDLDTTGEVFGIPDQVELDAIIKNGKVIVVEIKSSLDKGAVYQFARKAEFYARKTGRHVDRKLIVTPYADPGAQDVATKLGVEVCTDVHSLQL from the coding sequence GAAGGGACCTGTGTACGATATGTCGCTTGCCGAAATTCTGAAGAGTTTTCCGCCTGAGCAGCAACCAGCGATTGCTCTGTTAGCCGAGACCTTACGCGAAGAGTATAGAGCCAAAACGTCGGACTTCGACGACGTGAAAGCTGTGGTGCGGGATCTTGCTGAAGCGCAAAAGCGAACCGAATCGCGCATAGAAGAGCTAGCTCAAGCGCAACTTGCTCTTGCTGAGGCACAGAAACGGACTGAGCTGCGAGTTGAAGAGTTGGCTCAAGCCCAAAAACGGACGGAAGCCCGGGTCGAAGAGCTCGCTCAGAACCTTGCAACACTCACGTATGCAGTGCAGCGAAATGAGAGCGCTCTAGAGAGGTTCCATAGAACGTTCGAGGCTAAGATTGGTGGCCTTGGCGCGCGGTGGGGCTTACAAACTGAAGAATCGTTCCGCGAAGGCATGAGAGCGATTTTGCAGGAAGTCGGGTTTACCGTCGAGCGATTTTGGGATCTCGACACGACCGGCGAGGTTTTTGGCATTCCCGATCAAGTCGAGTTGGATGCAATCATAAAGAACGGAAAGGTCATTGTAGTCGAAATTAAATCGTCGCTGGACAAAGGAGCAGTCTATCAGTTTGCACGAAAGGCTGAGTTCTATGCTCGGAAGACCGGGCGACATGTTGATCGCAAGTTAATTGTAACTCCGTATGCCGATCCGGGAGCGCAAGACGTAGCGACCAAGCTCGGGGTAGAAGTGTGCACAGATGTGCATAGCTTGCAGCTCTAA